GGCTGATCTCGATCGTCAAAGTCTTTGGCATCCACTAACACGACTTCATCAAAACCATTACCTTGCCAATATGCTTGCATCTGTTCATTGGTTTTCAGAGAAACCATGCTGTGATGTTCTTGGCTGTAACCGTTCCACACCAACACCGGTAAGAAGTTGGTGACAGCAGGATAAGCAGTATGGAAGTGAGCGATCGCACTTACAATATAAGGCTCACCCAATCCACCATCACCAACTGTAAAGGGGAATAACTTATCTTTGTGCAGGAGTGCTGCCGCCATTGCAAAGTGTTGTCCTTGTCCCAAAGGCCCAGCCGGTGCAAGAATACCGGGAATGAACCCAGAAAGGTGTCCTAAAAGTCCGTGTTTTTCTCGGAAGCGATCGCGCAATTCTTGGACTGTAAAAATTCCCATGTCCTCTAGCGAACGATCCAAGAACATGGCACTATAAAATCCGGGGGCGTGGTGTCCGACTTCGGTAATAATGTTCTTGTATCCCAGCATGACAAGAGATGCGTAAGCTTCCGCTTGGCTGGCGAATCCGCCGGGATGCCCAGAAGCCTTACTAGCGGTAACTTGCAAAGTCAGGTAGCGCAGGGCATCGGCAGCTAGTAAAGTTTGATATACAGCTGCTTTGTCTGTGGGAGATGCGATCGCTATTTTGCCCGACTCGATAGCAGGTGTTGCACCATAAGTTTCAAAATCTGGTAACGCTTCACCAAAATATTGAATTCCTTCAGAAAAATTGGGAAGCGCTGAAGATGCTTTTGGAGAGATTGCAGTCATGCTGAGTACCTTGTGACGATGAGATGAAACTGTAGATGCTCGTTGAATTTAACAAAAATTTTACATCTTTCAGGCTGTAACAGTTTATTGCTTTTTTGTACCCTCAGTATAAGTAACTTCAATCAACAGAAATTTATAAGTTGCAGTTAGTTAAAGTAGGAACAAGACATAAAGTAACAAAAGAATTTTATGAAATTACCAAAAGGCCCGCAAAGCCCAGCAGTTTTACAGATGCTACGCTGGATTACTAGCCCCATGTCATTTATGGAAACTTGTGCCAAAAGATATGGGGATATGTTCACCATCAGGTTAGACAGCAAATCTCCGCCACTGATATTTGTCAGTAAACCTGAAGTGCTAGAGCAGATTTTGACAAACGATATCAAGGGGTTAGAAGCACCTGGTGATACAAATCTGGTGTTTGAATCTTTGCTTGGTAAGCATTCTGTGATTACCATCAGTGGTGCGGAACACCAACGCCAACGGCAGTTGTTATTGCCACCTTTTCACGGTGAAAGAATGCGAAGCTATAGTCAAATAATTAGTGATATTACCGAGAAAGTCATTAGCCAATACCAGATAGGGCAACCCTTCAATATCCGGTCTGTTACCCAAGCTATTACCCTGCGAGTGATTATGCAAGCTGTGTTTGGACTAGATGAAGGCCCACGCGCCGAAAAATTACAGCATTGTTTGGCTGAAATGCTGGAAAAAGGAAGTTCTGTGTTGAGTGCCGCTTTGCTTTATTTTCCAGCTTTGCAAAGGGATTTTGGCCCGATTAATTTCTGGGGAAAGCAGATGCGCCGACAGCAGGCAGCTGACAAACTTATATACGAAGAAATTCGAGAACGTCAAGAACAACCAGACCCATCACGCACAGATATCCTCAGCTTACTCATGGCAGCTAGGGATGAAGCAGGTCAACCAATGACTGATGAAAAGTTACGCGATGA
The Nostoc punctiforme PCC 73102 genome window above contains:
- a CDS encoding cytochrome P450, with the translated sequence MKLPKGPQSPAVLQMLRWITSPMSFMETCAKRYGDMFTIRLDSKSPPLIFVSKPEVLEQILTNDIKGLEAPGDTNLVFESLLGKHSVITISGAEHQRQRQLLLPPFHGERMRSYSQIISDITEKVISQYQIGQPFNIRSVTQAITLRVIMQAVFGLDEGPRAEKLQHCLAEMLEKGSSVLSAALLYFPALQRDFGPINFWGKQMRRQQAADKLIYEEIRERQEQPDPSRTDILSLLMAARDEAGQPMTDEKLRDELMTLLVAGHETTATALAWAFYWIQKIPTVRQKLLKELDSLGDNPDPSTIFKLPYLNAVCSETLRIYPVAMLTFARVVRTPLSLGGYELEPGIGVIGSIYLTHHREDLYPEPKQFKPERFLERQFSPYEYLPFGGGARRCIGLAFAQLEMKLALAKILSTRELELVDNSEVRPKRRGLVTGQDRPIQMVVTSQRQVKFPILQTATV